A part of Silvimonas soli genomic DNA contains:
- the malG gene encoding maltose ABC transporter permease MalG — MAMVLDKSHTGRVAATHIALIAFIALCLFPFLMIVSISLRSGNFAAGGIIPDHISLEHWKLALGFSYIDQFGHQVDPPFPVLHWLWNSCKVALMTAVVVLVLSTTCAYAFARLKFVGRKFGLNALFLMQMFPSVLSLIAIYAIFDQIGNYVPWLGIDSHGSLVLAYAGGVALHIWTIKGYFETIPVEIEEAALVDGASHFQTFRYVLLPMAVPILIVVFLLAFIGAIIEYPVASVLLHQEQNLTLAVGSKLYLYTQNYLWGDFAAAAILSGLPITLLFLLSQKWMVNGLTSGGVKG; from the coding sequence ATGGCCATGGTGCTGGATAAAAGTCATACCGGACGCGTTGCTGCGACTCACATTGCCCTCATCGCGTTTATTGCGCTGTGTTTGTTTCCGTTCTTGATGATCGTGTCGATCTCATTGCGCTCCGGCAACTTTGCTGCTGGCGGCATCATTCCGGATCACATCAGTCTGGAGCACTGGAAGCTGGCGCTGGGCTTTTCGTACATCGACCAGTTCGGGCATCAGGTTGACCCGCCGTTCCCGGTGCTGCACTGGCTGTGGAACTCCTGCAAGGTGGCGCTGATGACCGCCGTGGTGGTGCTGGTGTTGTCCACAACTTGCGCCTATGCCTTTGCCCGGCTCAAGTTTGTGGGCCGCAAGTTTGGCCTGAATGCCTTGTTCTTGATGCAGATGTTTCCGTCGGTGCTGTCGCTGATCGCCATCTACGCCATCTTTGACCAGATCGGCAATTACGTGCCGTGGCTGGGCATTGATAGCCACGGCAGTCTGGTGCTGGCTTATGCCGGTGGCGTGGCGCTGCATATCTGGACCATCAAGGGCTACTTTGAAACGATTCCAGTCGAAATCGAAGAAGCCGCGCTGGTGGACGGTGCCAGCCATTTTCAAACGTTTCGCTACGTATTGTTGCCTATGGCGGTACCCATTTTGATTGTGGTATTTCTGTTGGCATTCATTGGCGCCATTATTGAGTATCCGGTGGCGTCGGTTTTGTTGCACCAGGAACAAAATCTCACGCTGGCTGTGGGATCAAAACTTTACTTATACACACAGAACTATCTGTGGGGCGACTTTGCCGCCGCTGCAATTTTGTCTGGCCTGCCCATTACGCTGCTGTTTTTGTTATCGCAGAAGTGGATGGTGAACGGGCTGACATCGGGCGGGGTGAAGGGCTAA
- the malF gene encoding maltose ABC transporter permease MalF, whose protein sequence is MQSKLARWAGPALGLLLILASIWLIVAVYTAGHTWTAMGFTVILAASIWLLSSPRLYPWRYLYPGVFAALVFVVFPAAYTVSIGFTNYSSTNLLTFDRVTRYFLDQTYSAGGDALDMAIYPAGADARIYLSSADGHNWVSDSVNLDHATGKPVELKVYPANAAPAGEKIAIRAVIAMQPALKELRIVVPDHVSKYQISGFSKVSPSAPLYSQNADGSLKNLQTGDVLKPNIKTGFYETAAGEKVTPGFTVKVGLANFVQLFTSSQFRGPLLKIFVWTVCFAAGTVLLTFVVGFLLAVALSWESLKFRGIYRVALFLPYAVPGFISILIFRGLFNENFGEINYVLHAMFGIKPEWFSNPWLARAMLLLVNTWLGYPYIMLLVMGLIKSIPSDLYEASAIHGGGAWTNLTRITLPLIAKPIMPLLLASFAFNFNNFVLISLLTAGGPDFADSMTPAGATDILVSYTYRIAFQDSGQNFGLAAAISTVIFILVGALSLLNLKLTRVNVQERK, encoded by the coding sequence ATGCAAAGCAAACTGGCCCGCTGGGCCGGCCCTGCACTGGGGCTGCTGTTGATACTGGCCTCGATATGGCTGATTGTGGCGGTCTACACCGCCGGGCATACCTGGACAGCCATGGGGTTCACCGTGATCCTGGCGGCATCGATCTGGCTGCTCAGCTCGCCGCGTCTGTATCCATGGCGCTATCTGTACCCCGGTGTATTTGCCGCACTCGTTTTTGTGGTGTTCCCGGCCGCCTATACCGTGAGCATCGGCTTTACCAATTACAGTTCTACCAATCTGCTGACGTTTGATCGTGTCACCCGCTATTTTCTGGATCAGACCTATTCCGCTGGCGGCGACGCGCTGGATATGGCCATTTACCCGGCCGGTGCCGACGCCCGCATTTATCTGAGTTCCGCCGATGGCCACAACTGGGTGAGCGACAGCGTCAATCTGGACCACGCCACTGGCAAACCGGTTGAACTCAAAGTCTACCCGGCCAACGCTGCACCCGCAGGCGAGAAGATCGCCATTCGCGCCGTGATCGCCATGCAGCCCGCGCTCAAAGAGTTGCGCATTGTGGTGCCGGATCACGTCTCGAAATACCAGATTTCAGGGTTCTCCAAAGTCTCGCCTTCTGCGCCGTTGTACAGCCAGAACGCAGATGGCTCGCTGAAGAACCTGCAAACGGGCGATGTGCTCAAGCCCAATATCAAGACCGGTTTTTATGAAACCGCCGCTGGCGAGAAAGTCACGCCAGGCTTTACCGTCAAAGTGGGTCTGGCCAACTTTGTGCAGTTGTTTACCAGCAGCCAGTTCCGTGGTCCGCTGCTTAAAATCTTTGTCTGGACCGTCTGTTTTGCCGCAGGCACTGTGTTGCTGACCTTTGTGGTGGGCTTCTTGCTGGCGGTGGCTTTGAGTTGGGAATCGCTCAAGTTTCGCGGTATCTACCGCGTGGCCTTGTTCCTGCCTTATGCCGTGCCGGGGTTTATTTCGATCTTGATCTTCAGAGGCTTGTTCAACGAGAACTTTGGCGAGATCAACTACGTGCTGCACGCCATGTTTGGCATCAAGCCGGAATGGTTCTCCAACCCGTGGCTCGCCCGCGCCATGTTGCTGCTGGTGAATACCTGGCTGGGTTATCCGTACATCATGCTGTTGGTGATGGGGCTGATCAAATCGATCCCGAGCGACTTGTATGAAGCCTCAGCCATTCACGGTGGCGGCGCGTGGACCAACCTCACCCGCATTACCCTGCCGCTGATTGCCAAGCCGATCATGCCGTTGTTGCTGGCGAGTTTCGCCTTCAACTTCAACAACTTTGTGCTGATCTCGCTGCTGACTGCGGGCGGTCCGGACTTTGCCGACAGCATGACGCCAGCCGGTGCGACCGACATTCTGGTGAGCTACACCTATCGCATTGCCTTCCAGGATTCGGGCCAGAACTTCGGCCTGGCGGCAGCGATCTCGACGGTGATCTTCATCCTGGTGGGCGCGCTGTCGCTGCTGAACCTGAAGCTCACTCGCGTTAATGTGCAGGAAAGGAAATAA